The sequence below is a genomic window from Synechococcales cyanobacterium T60_A2020_003.
TGCCATCGCTGAAGACGTAAAGCGAACTGTTCGCAGGCACAAAATAGCGATCGCTCTGAAAGACGGCTTCGGGCATCATCCCAATCGGGAGTCCGGGCGTTTTGAGGCGGCTAACGGTTGGTGCAGACCGAAGCGCATTCTCGTCCGCTGACTCTGCGATCATGATCGCAGGAGGATGACCTGCGCTGGCATAGGTCAGTAGACGCTTGGCTTTGTTGTAGACCCCGTACCAGATGGTGAAGTATTTTTCATTATGGCTATTCATCTGGAAGGTGTCATTGAGCGATCGCAACACGTCGTGGGGTTGGTAGAAATTCACGTCCGGTAACGACTGCGATCGCAGCAGGTTCAGCACAGCCGTCGATAACAACGTTGCTCCCAACCCATGCCCCGACACATCCAGAAGATAAATGACGAGATAATCCGGGTCTAGCCAGTAGTAGTCAAAGCAATCCCCCCCCAACTGGCGCGACGGGATAAAGCAGGAGTCAATGCTCACCGCACCGTGCATGGGAGCCGGAATCAGCGATCGCACATACTCCACCGCTTCATCAATCTCCGCTTCCAGCATCTGTTTTTGCCGCTGCAAATCCTGGCTCATTTGATGCAGACGCAGTCCTGCCCGTACCCGTGCCTGGAGTTCTACAACCTCAATCGGTTTAGATAAAAACTCATCCGCACCAGAATCTAACCCCTGAACCCGATCGGCAAGCCCACGCCGCGAACTGAGCAAGATAAAAAAGGTAGTTGATAAGTTGGGATCGGCCTTAACGTGACGGCAAACGTCC
It includes:
- a CDS encoding SpoIIE family protein phosphatase; translated protein: MLKILVIDDDPIIRLFLKKVLQKQGYDVSLATNGKEGLELAQSIQPGLIICDWIMPIMDGLDVCRHVKADPNLSTTFFILLSSRRGLADRVQGLDSGADEFLSKPIEVVELQARVRAGLRLHQMSQDLQRQKQMLEAEIDEAVEYVRSLIPAPMHGAVSIDSCFIPSRQLGGDCFDYYWLDPDYLVIYLLDVSGHGLGATLLSTAVLNLLRSQSLPDVNFYQPHDVLRSLNDTFQMNSHNEKYFTIWYGVYNKAKRLLTYASAGHPPAIMIAESADENALRSAPTVSRLKTPGLPIGMMPEAVFQSDRYFVPANSSLYVFSDGIFEVGQLRGGTWGLNDFVGLLSTRSPHANLQGILDVVLTYNDAESFEDDLSLLRLNFE